A single Bacillus sp. OxB-1 DNA region contains:
- the uvrA gene encoding excinuclease ABC subunit UvrA, translated as MKNTEIVIQGARAHNLKNIDVRIPRDRLVVMTGLSGSGKSSLAFDTIYAEGQRRYVESLSAYARQFLGQMDKPDVDAIEGLSPAISIDQKTTSRNPRSTVGTVTEIYDYLRLLFARIGKPICPIHGTEISSQTVEQMVDRLMELPERTRIQVLAPVVSGRKGTHAKLIEDIKKQGYVRIRVNGETMDLDDNIDLNKNKKHSIEVVIDRIVIKADIEARLSDSLESALRLAEGTVLVDVIDGEEILFSEHHACPLCGFSIGELEPRMFSFNSPFGACPDCDGLGSKLEVDAELVIPDPSRSLKDHAIAPWEPTSSQYYPELLRTVADHFGIPMDAPVSELPEEDLHKILYGSKDEKIRFRYTNEFGGTRDNNIYFEGVLANVARRFKETSSDYIREQMEKYMAQRPCPTCDGYRLKEETLAVKVNSVHIGQVTELSIMEADHFFKELQLSEKDAQIAKLILREIDERLGFLINVGLDYLTLSRAAGTLSGGEAQRIRLATQIGSRLTGVLYILDEPSIGLHQRDNDRLIGTLQSMRDIGNTLIVVEHDEDTMMAADYLIDIGPGAGVSGGQIVSAGTPEEVMADPASLTGQYLSGRMFIPLPLERRESDGRKVVIKGASENNLKGVDAEFPLGQFIAVTGVSGSGKSTLVNEVLHKVLAQKLNRSKQKPGQYESITGLEELEKVIDIDQSPIGRTPRSNPATYTGVFDDVRDVYAATNEAKVRGYKKGRFSFNVKGGRCEACRGDGIIKIEMHFLPDVYVPCEVCHGKRYNRETLEVTYKGKNIADVLAMTVEDALQFFENIPKISRKLQTIVDVGLGYVQLGQPATTLSGGEAQRVKLASELHKRSNGKSFYILDEPTTGLHVHDIAKLLTVLQRLVDTGNTVLVIEHNLDVIKTVDHIIDLGPEGGDKGGQIIATGTPEMVAEVEQSYTGRYLRPILERDRERMDNIMEEAEKAAE; from the coding sequence ATGAAAAATACTGAAATTGTCATACAGGGGGCGCGGGCGCATAATCTCAAAAATATTGACGTCCGCATTCCGAGGGACCGGCTCGTCGTCATGACGGGGCTATCCGGTTCAGGAAAGTCCTCCCTTGCCTTCGATACGATCTATGCGGAAGGGCAGCGCCGGTATGTGGAGTCATTGTCTGCGTATGCCCGCCAATTCCTTGGCCAGATGGACAAGCCGGACGTCGATGCGATTGAAGGATTGTCCCCTGCGATTTCCATCGATCAGAAGACGACGAGCCGGAATCCGCGTTCCACCGTCGGAACCGTAACGGAAATCTATGATTATTTGCGTCTTTTATTCGCACGGATCGGAAAGCCGATTTGTCCGATTCATGGGACTGAAATATCATCTCAAACGGTGGAGCAAATGGTGGACCGGCTGATGGAACTGCCGGAGCGCACCCGGATCCAAGTGCTGGCACCCGTCGTCTCGGGCCGTAAAGGGACGCATGCCAAACTGATTGAAGATATTAAGAAACAAGGGTATGTCCGTATCCGGGTCAATGGGGAAACGATGGATCTGGATGATAACATCGATCTCAATAAAAATAAGAAACATTCGATTGAAGTGGTCATCGACCGGATCGTCATCAAAGCCGATATTGAAGCCCGCCTGAGCGATTCGCTCGAGTCGGCGCTCCGTCTGGCAGAAGGGACCGTGCTGGTCGATGTGATAGACGGAGAGGAAATCCTGTTCAGCGAACATCATGCTTGTCCTTTATGCGGGTTTTCGATCGGTGAATTGGAACCGAGGATGTTTTCATTTAACAGTCCGTTCGGTGCTTGCCCGGATTGCGATGGATTGGGATCGAAACTGGAGGTCGATGCCGAGCTGGTCATCCCGGATCCGTCCCGTTCGTTGAAAGACCATGCCATCGCTCCGTGGGAACCGACGAGTTCGCAATATTACCCCGAGTTGCTGAGAACGGTGGCGGACCATTTCGGGATTCCGATGGACGCGCCCGTCAGCGAGTTGCCGGAAGAGGATCTCCATAAAATACTTTACGGCTCGAAGGATGAAAAGATACGTTTCCGCTATACGAACGAGTTCGGAGGAACCCGCGACAACAACATCTATTTTGAAGGGGTGCTGGCCAATGTCGCGCGCCGTTTCAAGGAGACATCTTCCGATTATATCCGGGAACAGATGGAGAAATACATGGCGCAGCGACCATGTCCGACATGCGATGGCTACCGTCTGAAGGAAGAGACGTTGGCGGTCAAGGTGAACAGCGTCCATATCGGGCAAGTGACGGAATTGTCGATCATGGAGGCGGACCATTTTTTCAAGGAGCTCCAACTATCCGAGAAAGATGCGCAAATTGCGAAGTTGATCTTGCGGGAAATTGATGAAAGGCTCGGATTCCTGATCAATGTCGGTCTTGATTATCTGACGTTGTCACGGGCTGCCGGCACATTGTCGGGCGGAGAAGCGCAGCGGATCCGTCTGGCCACGCAGATCGGCTCTCGATTGACGGGCGTCCTTTACATCCTGGATGAACCGTCCATCGGGCTGCATCAACGGGATAACGACAGACTGATCGGCACCTTGCAGAGCATGCGGGACATCGGCAATACGTTAATTGTCGTGGAGCATGACGAAGACACGATGATGGCAGCCGACTATCTGATCGATATCGGGCCGGGAGCGGGCGTTTCCGGTGGACAAATTGTTTCAGCCGGCACCCCGGAAGAGGTCATGGCAGACCCCGCTTCCTTGACGGGCCAGTATTTGAGCGGCAGGATGTTCATCCCGTTGCCATTGGAACGGAGAGAAAGCGATGGCCGGAAAGTCGTCATCAAAGGTGCATCCGAGAACAACTTGAAAGGCGTCGATGCCGAGTTCCCGCTCGGGCAATTCATTGCGGTGACCGGGGTTTCGGGATCGGGAAAAAGTACATTGGTCAATGAAGTGCTGCATAAAGTGCTCGCACAAAAGTTGAACCGATCGAAACAGAAACCGGGCCAATACGAGTCGATCACGGGCTTGGAGGAGCTGGAGAAAGTCATCGACATCGATCAGTCGCCGATCGGTCGGACGCCGCGATCAAACCCGGCAACGTATACGGGGGTTTTTGATGATGTCCGCGATGTCTATGCAGCAACGAACGAAGCGAAGGTGCGGGGCTACAAAAAAGGGCGATTCAGCTTCAACGTAAAGGGCGGCCGTTGTGAAGCTTGCCGGGGAGACGGCATCATCAAAATCGAAATGCATTTCTTGCCGGACGTCTATGTCCCTTGTGAAGTGTGCCACGGAAAACGGTATAATCGTGAAACGCTGGAAGTCACATATAAAGGGAAAAATATCGCGGATGTCCTGGCGATGACCGTTGAAGATGCGCTGCAATTTTTTGAGAACATCCCGAAAATCAGCCGCAAACTCCAAACGATTGTCGATGTAGGGCTCGGTTATGTTCAATTGGGCCAGCCGGCAACAACCTTATCAGGAGGAGAGGCGCAGCGGGTGAAATTGGCATCGGAACTGCATAAGCGCTCCAATGGGAAGTCCTTCTATATTTTGGACGAGCCGACAACGGGGCTCCATGTCCACGATATTGCGAAGCTTCTTACTGTCTTGCAACGGCTGGTCGATACGGGGAATACGGTCCTCGTCATCGAGCATAATCTCGATGTCATCAAGACGGTCGACCATATTATCGACCTCGGTCCGGAAGGCGGGGATAAGGGCGGCCAAATTATCGCGACGGGCACACCCGAGATGGTGGCAGAGGTGGAACAATCCTACACAGGCCGCTATTTAAGGCCGATTCTCGAACGGGATCGGGAGCGGATGGATAACATTATGGAAGAAGCAGAAAAAGCCGCGGAGTGA
- a CDS encoding ABC transporter permease yields the protein MNGLREIWSGRFIHYVTELQKYLKYVFTGHLAIVLMFSIGAGGYAYSEWLKEVPADFPAVLITSIILAAVLAYSPAVTLLKPADVVFFLPFEKKMGRYIGRALRWTTFSQLALPLVLYIVALPLLSATETGSKVILLWLAAFIVVIKWGFVETEYFFRHTFSGGGIWKDRLIRFVLAALYIYCWLGPSPVVAIGFLALIGFYGAYWRKRKSAKPFPYEHFIELEQNRMMRFYRFANYFTDVPHLQGSVSRRGWLGFLMGRPDFHNPAPQSYLLVRTFIRTDDIFWLWVRLTALSIVGVVLIPFPFVSFIYVGALAFASAVQLIHALRAGDDFRMDRLFPEKEDSRPSAIRKLVRLVQWIQILLVGIAAFMTYGVSMNPLLILAVMLIISEATIRLTQDKKE from the coding sequence ATGAACGGCTTGCGTGAAATTTGGTCTGGCCGGTTCATCCATTACGTCACGGAACTTCAGAAGTACTTGAAATATGTATTTACCGGGCATTTGGCGATTGTCCTGATGTTTTCGATCGGTGCAGGCGGCTATGCCTATAGTGAATGGTTGAAGGAGGTGCCGGCCGATTTTCCGGCGGTTCTTATCACTTCCATTATCCTAGCGGCCGTACTGGCCTATTCGCCGGCAGTGACTCTATTGAAACCGGCCGACGTGGTATTTTTCCTGCCATTTGAAAAGAAGATGGGGCGTTATATTGGACGGGCCTTGCGCTGGACAACCTTTTCCCAATTGGCGCTGCCGCTGGTCTTATACATCGTTGCCTTGCCCTTGCTGTCGGCGACCGAAACGGGTTCGAAGGTCATCTTGCTATGGCTTGCCGCTTTCATCGTCGTAATTAAATGGGGCTTCGTCGAAACGGAATATTTTTTCCGGCACACCTTTTCGGGCGGGGGCATATGGAAAGACCGGCTGATTCGTTTCGTTCTGGCAGCCCTTTACATTTATTGCTGGCTCGGACCGTCCCCCGTTGTTGCAATCGGGTTCTTGGCGCTGATCGGCTTCTATGGAGCGTATTGGCGGAAAAGGAAGAGTGCAAAACCGTTCCCTTATGAGCATTTCATTGAATTGGAACAAAATCGGATGATGCGTTTTTATCGATTCGCCAATTATTTTACGGATGTGCCTCATCTGCAAGGCTCTGTCAGCAGAAGGGGATGGCTCGGTTTTCTGATGGGAAGGCCGGATTTCCACAATCCGGCGCCTCAATCCTATTTATTGGTCCGGACTTTCATTCGGACAGATGATATTTTCTGGCTGTGGGTGAGGTTGACTGCGCTATCCATCGTAGGAGTCGTCTTAATACCGTTCCCGTTCGTTTCGTTCATTTATGTCGGTGCGCTTGCCTTTGCTTCCGCCGTGCAATTGATCCACGCTTTGCGGGCAGGCGACGATTTCCGCATGGATCGGCTGTTTCCTGAAAAGGAGGACTCCCGTCCGTCGGCTATCCGAAAATTAGTCAGGCTAGTCCAATGGATTCAGATCCTATTGGTTGGAATAGCGGCGTTCATGACGTATGGGGTGTCCATGAATCCTTTACTCATCCTAGCTGTCATGCTCATTATTTCCGAGGCTACGATACGATTGACGCAAGATAAGAAAGAATGA
- a CDS encoding ABC transporter ATP-binding protein, translating into MAILELNDVTGGYTRKPVLHDLSFEIEKGELVGLIGLNGAGKSTTIKHIIGLMDPHSGEIKVNGVTFQENPEMYRKSFTYIPETPILYDELTLQEHLELTATAYGLDEDLFKARSEKLLKEFRMEKRLKWFPAHFSKGMRQKVMIMCAFLVEPSLYIIDEPFVGLDPLGIRSLLEQMTEMKEQGASVLMSTHVLSTAERYCDRIILLHEGRVRAAGTMDDLRKAFGQPGATLDDLYIAMTEENHDERLA; encoded by the coding sequence ATGGCAATTCTTGAATTGAACGATGTAACGGGCGGTTATACGAGAAAGCCCGTCCTGCATGACTTGAGTTTTGAAATCGAAAAAGGGGAACTCGTCGGCCTGATCGGATTGAATGGAGCGGGGAAGAGTACGACGATCAAACATATCATCGGATTGATGGACCCGCATAGCGGAGAAATCAAGGTCAATGGTGTGACGTTCCAGGAGAATCCGGAGATGTACCGAAAATCATTCACCTATATACCGGAAACACCGATTTTATATGATGAACTGACATTACAGGAGCATCTGGAGCTGACGGCTACGGCGTATGGCTTGGATGAGGATTTATTCAAAGCGCGGTCGGAGAAATTGTTGAAGGAGTTCCGGATGGAAAAACGGTTGAAGTGGTTTCCTGCCCATTTCTCAAAGGGGATGCGCCAGAAAGTGATGATCATGTGCGCGTTCCTCGTGGAGCCTTCCCTCTATATTATCGATGAGCCGTTTGTCGGCTTGGATCCGCTCGGAATCCGCTCGCTGCTTGAACAGATGACCGAGATGAAAGAGCAAGGGGCATCGGTGCTCATGTCCACTCACGTCCTTTCGACTGCGGAGCGCTATTGCGACCGGATCATCTTGCTGCATGAAGGACGGGTGCGGGCGGCGGGCACGATGGATGACTTGCGGAAGGCGTTTGGACAGCCTGGGGCCACTTTGGATGATTTGTATATTGCGATGACAGAGGAAAATCACGATGAACGGCTTGCGTGA
- the uvrB gene encoding excinuclease ABC subunit UvrB codes for MKNYQFDLQAPYSPSGDQPAAIASLVEGLAKGKKHQTLLGATGTGKTFTISNVVKEINRPTLVIAHNKTLAGQLYSEFKEFFPNNAVEYFVSFYDYYQPEAYVPQTDTYIEKDSSINDEIDKLRHSATSALFERNDVLIVASVSCIYGLGSPEEYRNHLISLRPGMEIERNVLLRRLVDNLYERNDVNFTRGTFRVRGDVVEVLPASQDEHCLRIEFFGDEIERIREVDALTGEILGEREHVAIFPASHFVTGEAKMAKAIENIEIELEEQLKILREQDKLLEAQRLEQRTRYDLEMMREMGFCSGIENYSRHLTLRPPGATPYTLLDYFPDDFLIVADESHVTLPQIRGMYNGDQARKKVLVDHGFRLPSALDNRPLMFEEFERYIHRAIYVSATPGPYEIEHTPEMVEQIIRPTGLLDPIIEVRPIEGQIDDLLDEIQQRVERNERVLITTLTKKMSEDLTDYLKDVGVKVNYLHSEIKTLERIEIIRELRLGTYDVLIGINLLREGLDIPEVSLVAILDADKEGFLRSERSLIQTIGRAARNSNGHVIMYADRMTDSMTKAIEETKRRREIQMAYNEKHGIIPKTIQKEVRDVIRATQAADEAVSYIDKVTEGKKLTKEEKTALLATLESEMKEAAKALDFERAAELRDTILELKAER; via the coding sequence ATGAAGAATTATCAATTCGACTTACAAGCTCCTTATTCACCGTCAGGCGATCAACCTGCGGCCATTGCCAGTTTAGTGGAAGGACTGGCGAAAGGGAAAAAACACCAGACTTTGCTGGGAGCGACTGGAACAGGCAAGACGTTCACCATTTCGAACGTCGTAAAAGAAATTAATCGACCAACCTTGGTCATTGCACATAATAAAACATTGGCAGGTCAGCTATATAGTGAGTTCAAGGAGTTCTTTCCGAATAATGCGGTAGAGTACTTTGTCAGTTTCTATGATTATTATCAGCCGGAAGCGTATGTCCCCCAAACGGATACGTACATCGAAAAAGACTCCAGCATCAATGACGAGATCGATAAATTGCGCCACTCGGCCACATCTGCTTTATTCGAACGGAATGATGTCCTGATCGTTGCCTCCGTATCATGCATCTACGGTCTCGGTTCGCCGGAGGAATACCGGAACCATCTCATTTCGTTGCGTCCAGGCATGGAAATCGAACGGAATGTCTTGCTTCGTAGATTGGTGGACAACCTGTATGAGCGCAATGATGTCAACTTCACTCGAGGAACATTCCGTGTGCGCGGAGATGTTGTGGAAGTGCTCCCGGCCTCACAGGACGAACATTGCCTGCGCATCGAATTTTTCGGGGATGAAATCGAACGGATCCGTGAAGTCGATGCGTTGACAGGAGAGATTTTGGGCGAACGGGAACATGTCGCCATCTTCCCGGCTTCCCACTTCGTCACCGGCGAAGCGAAAATGGCAAAGGCAATCGAGAATATTGAAATTGAATTGGAAGAACAATTGAAGATTTTACGGGAACAAGACAAGCTTCTCGAAGCGCAGCGCTTGGAGCAACGTACGCGTTACGATCTTGAAATGATGCGTGAAATGGGCTTCTGTTCCGGAATCGAGAACTACTCCAGGCATTTGACGCTGCGACCGCCCGGTGCAACACCTTACACCCTTCTAGACTATTTTCCAGATGACTTTTTAATTGTGGCGGATGAAAGCCATGTCACTTTGCCGCAGATCCGCGGTATGTACAACGGGGACCAGGCGCGTAAAAAAGTGCTGGTCGACCACGGTTTCCGACTGCCCTCCGCACTGGATAACCGTCCGCTCATGTTCGAGGAATTCGAACGGTATATCCACCGGGCCATCTATGTATCCGCCACTCCAGGACCATATGAAATCGAACATACGCCGGAAATGGTGGAGCAGATCATCCGTCCGACGGGCCTATTGGATCCGATTATCGAAGTCCGTCCGATCGAAGGCCAGATCGATGACCTTCTGGACGAGATTCAACAGCGGGTTGAAAGGAACGAACGAGTGCTCATCACGACGTTGACGAAGAAAATGTCCGAGGACCTGACAGACTATTTGAAAGATGTCGGCGTCAAGGTCAATTACCTTCATTCGGAAATCAAGACGCTGGAACGGATCGAAATCATCCGGGAGCTGCGGCTCGGTACGTACGACGTCCTCATCGGCATCAACTTGCTGCGGGAAGGGCTGGACATCCCGGAAGTGTCGCTCGTTGCCATCCTCGATGCGGACAAGGAAGGGTTCCTCCGCTCAGAACGATCGCTGATCCAGACGATCGGCCGCGCCGCCCGAAATTCGAACGGACATGTCATCATGTACGCGGATCGGATGACCGACTCGATGACAAAAGCAATCGAAGAAACGAAGCGGCGCCGTGAAATCCAAATGGCGTACAACGAAAAGCATGGCATCATACCGAAGACGATCCAAAAAGAAGTGCGGGATGTCATCCGTGCCACACAGGCGGCGGACGAAGCCGTATCTTACATCGATAAAGTGACAGAAGGAAAGAAATTGACGAAAGAAGAAAAGACTGCCCTTCTTGCGACGTTGGAGTCTGAGATGAAGGAAGCGGCCAAAGCGCTTGACTTTGAACGCGCTGCCGAATTGCGCGACACCATTTTGGAATTGAAAGCGGAAAGGTAG
- a CDS encoding tryptophan transporter — protein sequence MNTKNLVFMALLVAVGAALYLVIPGYNGGMKPDFMLTMMFIGILLFPQARNVFLLGGTTGVISGIFSSFPGGFVPNVIDKLVTAFVIYAIIVAFKSIRNNLVGSTVLAGIGTILSGTIFLSIAIFILGVDLPFSALFLTVVLPAVAMNGVAFFIIYPIVTTLLKRTSMKTAVTN from the coding sequence GTGAATACGAAAAATTTAGTTTTCATGGCTTTATTAGTTGCCGTCGGTGCTGCTCTTTACTTAGTGATCCCAGGATATAACGGTGGGATGAAACCGGATTTCATGTTGACGATGATGTTCATCGGAATCCTATTGTTCCCGCAAGCCCGTAACGTATTTCTGCTCGGTGGGACAACAGGTGTCATTTCCGGAATCTTTTCAAGTTTCCCTGGTGGATTTGTGCCGAACGTGATCGATAAATTGGTGACGGCATTCGTCATCTATGCAATCATTGTCGCATTCAAATCCATTCGCAATAATCTGGTCGGATCTACTGTACTTGCCGGTATTGGCACGATTTTATCCGGAACGATTTTCCTTTCGATCGCGATCTTCATCTTAGGCGTCGATCTTCCATTCAGTGCCCTATTCCTGACTGTCGTACTTCCAGCAGTTGCCATGAACGGTGTAGCCTTCTTCATCATCTACCCGATTGTGACGACTTTGCTGAAACGCACATCCATGAAAACGGCAGTGACCAATTAA
- a CDS encoding IDEAL domain-containing protein, with translation MENNYSYAEFLKAVGKNSSSLQAEKLLNEIYMDLFLKHIHREQTKKRLVQLIDDALDRRDEKAFLLYTESLAKLEDQENE, from the coding sequence ATGGAAAACAACTATTCGTATGCTGAATTCTTGAAAGCCGTTGGTAAAAACAGTTCATCGCTCCAAGCGGAAAAATTGTTGAATGAAATCTACATGGATCTGTTTCTCAAACATATTCATCGGGAGCAAACGAAAAAAAGGCTCGTACAGTTAATTGATGATGCGCTTGACCGTCGGGATGAAAAGGCATTCCTGTTGTACACAGAAAGCCTTGCTAAATTGGAAGACCAAGAAAACGAATAA